From the genome of Turicibacter faecis, one region includes:
- a CDS encoding PSP1 domain-containing protein: MQYAVVGVQFKQVGKKYFFDPNGFSPQKGDYVLVETIRGMEFGTVVIEPRLVDEEDVFLPLKPVLRIATEEDIQKHKQNKADESYAMEVCNQLITKNKLEMQLLGCEYTFDRTKLIFYFTAEGRVDFRQLVKDLAYTFRLRIELRQIGVRDAAKMIGGLGPCGRVLCCTSFLGEFATVTIKMAKNQQLSLNPSKISGICGKLLCCLKYENETYVELMKRLPDVGNRVLTELGEGRVRSINMIAETVIVEYKDTIRKHDASEILKILDRKVKKDDHKIDPELKQLMD; the protein is encoded by the coding sequence TCCACAAAAAGGGGATTACGTATTGGTTGAGACTATCCGCGGAATGGAATTTGGAACAGTGGTGATTGAACCAAGGCTGGTTGATGAAGAGGATGTATTTTTACCTTTAAAACCTGTATTACGAATTGCAACCGAAGAGGATATTCAAAAACATAAACAGAATAAGGCGGATGAATCTTATGCGATGGAGGTTTGTAATCAATTGATTACAAAGAATAAGCTAGAAATGCAACTCTTAGGGTGCGAGTATACGTTTGATCGCACAAAGTTAATTTTTTATTTTACAGCTGAGGGAAGAGTCGACTTTAGACAATTAGTGAAGGATTTGGCCTATACATTTCGTTTGCGGATTGAACTTCGTCAAATTGGTGTGCGTGATGCCGCGAAAATGATTGGAGGACTAGGACCTTGTGGTCGTGTTTTATGTTGTACATCCTTTTTAGGTGAATTTGCGACGGTGACTATCAAAATGGCTAAAAATCAACAGTTATCGCTTAATCCATCTAAGATTTCAGGTATCTGCGGAAAACTTCTATGTTGCCTAAAGTATGAGAATGAAACTTATGTTGAATTAATGAAAAGATTACCTGATGTAGGAAATAGAGTTTTAACGGAGCTAGGCGAGGGACGAGTACGTTCTATTAATATGATTGCCGAAACTGTTATTGTGGAATATAAAGATACAATTAGAAAGCATGATGCATCAGAAATATTAAAAATATTAGATCGCAAAGTAAAGAAAGATGATCATAAAATTGATCCAGAATTAAAACAGTTAATGGATTAA